In Caldicellulosiruptor obsidiansis OB47, a single window of DNA contains:
- a CDS encoding ABC transporter ATP-binding protein — translation MALVEVEGLVKFYGKKKALDNLTFTVDSRQIFGFVGPNGAGKTTTMKIMCGLLRADGGTVKIEGIDVAKKTNKIKFLIGYMPDFFGVYDNLKVNEYLEFFALAYGIRGTKVQKLIDDLLELVRLTDKKYDFVDSLSRGMKQRLCLARCLIHNPLLLVLDEPASGMDPQSRIEMKEILKNLKDMGKTIIISSHILPELSELCTHVGIINGGRMVAQGDINQITLLAHGTKRIKIRFVNSFDEAYMVFKEFPAVCDIQVIEGGYILGFNGDDNDLFLLIKSLIDEGAKVCEVSMVEGSLEEAFMKVVQGVEN, via the coding sequence ATGGCTCTTGTTGAGGTAGAGGGACTTGTAAAGTTTTATGGAAAAAAGAAGGCTTTGGACAATCTCACATTTACAGTTGACAGCAGGCAGATATTCGGTTTTGTTGGTCCGAACGGGGCTGGCAAAACAACCACAATGAAAATCATGTGTGGGCTTTTGAGGGCTGACGGTGGAACTGTGAAAATTGAAGGGATTGATGTTGCTAAAAAGACTAATAAGATTAAATTTCTTATTGGTTACATGCCTGACTTTTTTGGTGTGTATGATAATCTTAAGGTGAACGAATATTTGGAATTTTTTGCTTTGGCATATGGTATACGCGGTACAAAGGTGCAAAAACTTATAGATGACCTTTTAGAGCTTGTAAGGCTAACCGATAAAAAATATGATTTTGTTGATTCTCTCTCACGGGGCATGAAACAGAGGCTATGTTTGGCAAGGTGTCTGATTCACAATCCGCTTCTTCTTGTTTTAGATGAACCTGCTTCTGGCATGGACCCGCAGTCTCGAATTGAGATGAAAGAGATATTAAAAAATTTAAAGGATATGGGAAAGACAATAATAATAAGCTCACATATTCTTCCTGAGCTATCAGAGCTTTGCACACATGTCGGGATAATAAATGGCGGCAGGATGGTTGCTCAAGGTGATATCAACCAAATTACCCTACTTGCGCACGGCACAAAGAGGATTAAGATAAGGTTTGTTAATAGCTTTGATGAGGCTTATATGGTGTTTAAAGAGTTTCCAGCTGTTTGTGATATTCAAGTCATTGAAGGTGGGTACATTTTGGGTTTTAATGGTGATGACAATGATTTGTTTTTATTGATAAAGAGCTTGATTGACGAAGGTGCAAAGGTATGTGAAGTAAGTATGGTAGAAGGCAGCCTTGAAGAAGCATTTATGAAGGTAGTTCAGGGTGTTGAAAATTAG
- a CDS encoding ABC transporter ATP-binding protein: MNAVEIRNLTKIIRGKVILNDINLELEQGKIYGFFGRNGSGKTMLFRAICGLIKPTSGEVVVFGKRIGIDVSFPDSLGLIIENVGLWGQWTGFQNLKFLASIKNIINDNEIRAAIKRVGLDPDDKRPYRKYSLGMKQRLAIAQAIMERPQLIVLDEPTNSLDEEGVSLVRKILLEEKERGATILIASHIKEDIDLLCDYKFKVDDGKVYCVEGGR, translated from the coding sequence ATGAATGCAGTAGAGATAAGGAATTTAACTAAAATAATTAGAGGAAAAGTTATTTTGAATGATATTAACCTTGAACTTGAGCAAGGAAAAATCTATGGTTTTTTTGGCAGAAATGGGTCAGGCAAAACAATGCTTTTTAGGGCTATATGTGGATTAATAAAGCCAACATCAGGTGAGGTTGTTGTTTTTGGAAAAAGGATAGGAATAGATGTATCATTTCCAGATAGCTTGGGATTAATTATAGAAAATGTTGGATTGTGGGGTCAGTGGACAGGCTTTCAAAATTTAAAATTTTTGGCTTCAATAAAAAATATCATAAATGATAATGAGATAAGAGCAGCAATAAAGAGAGTTGGACTTGATCCCGATGACAAAAGACCATATAGGAAGTATTCCTTGGGTATGAAACAAAGGCTTGCTATAGCTCAAGCTATAATGGAAAGGCCTCAACTAATTGTTTTAGATGAACCTACCAATTCACTTGATGAAGAAGGTGTTAGTTTGGTAAGAAAAATATTATTAGAGGAAAAGGAAAGAGGTGCAACTATATTAATAGCAAGCCATATAAAAGAGGACATTGATTTACTTTGTGACTATAAATTCAAGGTAGATGATGGTAAAGTATACTGTGTAGAGGGTGGCAGGTGA
- a CDS encoding transposase — MNLSEKTLYDFRTRIYKYLIKHPEQEDLIFGQFLNLTMIFAKEAGIYMKEQRMDSTMFMSNIKKAGRVALAFDVLYRAVKSIPEDRLSENLKKVLNPEFRAEVIHKTKPSEGESRLEMLLNLCQETKETIENISELKNSDAYRILERFLSEQAYYDEQTKKLKAKDSKSIPSDSLQSAYDEDATYRKKGNKAESGYVLNLSETCAKENSFQLITDYTVEKNVKSDVELLKERLPIVKQNTKCQEVYVDGGYYSKEVVQIAKENCVEVHFTDLNGRKPVRMSVSEYEIDEETKVIKKCPRGIIPIHASVKKGQTVAHFPKEACAKCELKNQCYCKEQKKDYVVRVNLKSIEAAKQREKIECRCEGNKGKRAAIEGTNSALKRGHGLSKLRVRGLVKCRVNVGLKVLAQNFKRFARYMLERAKKAIGERQGGSAPVLVQ, encoded by the coding sequence ATGAACCTTTCAGAGAAAACCTTATATGACTTTAGAACAAGGATATACAAATACCTCATAAAACATCCTGAACAAGAGGACTTAATATTCGGGCAGTTTTTAAATCTTACCATGATTTTTGCCAAAGAAGCAGGTATATACATGAAAGAACAGCGGATGGACTCCACCATGTTCATGTCAAACATCAAAAAAGCAGGAAGAGTTGCCCTTGCCTTTGATGTACTTTACAGGGCAGTAAAATCCATTCCTGAAGACAGACTTTCAGAGAACCTAAAAAAAGTTCTCAACCCTGAATTTAGGGCAGAAGTGATACACAAAACCAAGCCTTCAGAAGGCGAAAGCAGGCTGGAAATGCTCTTGAATCTTTGCCAAGAAACAAAAGAAACAATTGAAAACATTTCTGAACTAAAAAACTCCGATGCGTATAGGATCCTTGAAAGATTTTTGTCGGAACAGGCGTACTACGACGAACAAACCAAGAAGCTCAAGGCCAAAGATAGCAAAAGTATACCCAGCGATTCTCTTCAGTCAGCATATGATGAGGATGCTACTTATCGCAAGAAGGGGAACAAAGCTGAAAGCGGATATGTTTTAAACCTTAGCGAAACCTGTGCAAAAGAAAATTCTTTTCAGCTCATAACAGACTATACGGTAGAAAAGAACGTAAAGAGTGATGTAGAGCTTTTAAAAGAGAGACTACCTATTGTAAAACAGAATACAAAATGTCAAGAAGTCTATGTAGACGGTGGTTATTACTCCAAAGAAGTAGTACAAATTGCAAAAGAGAACTGTGTAGAAGTTCATTTTACTGATTTAAACGGTAGGAAGCCTGTTAGGATGTCAGTGAGCGAATATGAAATAGATGAAGAGACGAAAGTGATAAAGAAATGCCCAAGGGGAATAATACCCATCCATGCAAGTGTTAAGAAAGGGCAGACGGTAGCCCATTTTCCAAAAGAAGCCTGTGCAAAGTGTGAATTAAAAAATCAATGTTATTGCAAAGAGCAGAAAAAAGATTATGTGGTGAGGGTAAATCTAAAATCGATAGAAGCAGCCAAACAACGGGAAAAGATAGAATGCAGGTGTGAGGGAAACAAGGGCAAAAGAGCAGCAATAGAAGGTACTAATTCAGCCTTGAAGAGGGGTCATGGTCTTTCGAAGCTTCGAGTAAGGGGACTTGTAAAATGTAGAGTAAACGTAGGTTTAAAGGTATTGGCCCAGAATTTTAAGCGTTTTGCAAGATACATGTTGGAGCGAGCTAAAAAAGCTATTGGAGAGAGGCAGGGGGGAAGTGCGCCCGTATTGGTACAATAA
- a CDS encoding Uma2 family endonuclease produces the protein MIFLRKTSKSDLKRISENQVYSLIDGTLFLHAAPSWQQQKVLKELMFIFGNYLKDRDYEIFSAPFDVFLEAKDEHEVENATTVVQPDLTIICEKSKLAKTGYIGVPQMIIEITSPSTVRLDRVLKFNKYEEAGVKEYWVVEPENKIITCFVLEPDGRYGRPKIFSEGDIIKVVTFPGLEIHVNKIFEI, from the coding sequence TTGATATTCTTAAGAAAGACCTCAAAATCGGATTTAAAGAGAATTTCTGAAAATCAAGTATATAGCTTGATTGATGGAACTTTGTTTTTGCATGCTGCACCAAGCTGGCAGCAACAAAAGGTTTTGAAAGAACTGATGTTCATATTTGGTAACTATTTGAAAGATAGAGATTACGAAATATTTTCTGCACCATTTGATGTGTTTTTGGAGGCAAAGGATGAACATGAAGTTGAAAATGCCACAACGGTTGTTCAGCCAGACTTGACTATAATCTGTGAGAAATCAAAACTTGCAAAAACAGGGTATATAGGCGTCCCACAAATGATAATAGAGATAACCTCGCCTTCTACAGTCAGACTTGATAGAGTTTTGAAGTTCAACAAATATGAAGAGGCAGGTGTAAAAGAATACTGGGTTGTAGAGCCAGAAAATAAAATAATCACTTGTTTTGTTTTGGAGCCAGACGGTCGTTATGGAAGACCAAAGATTTTTTCAGAAGGGGACATAATAAAGGTTGTTACTTTTCCTGGTTTAGAAATACATGTGAATAAGATTTTTGAAATATAA
- a CDS encoding peroxiredoxin yields MEITNRIPLLGEKFPSMTVKTTHGMIKLPDDYAGKWFVLFSHPGDFTPVCTTEFVAFAKKADEFKKLNAELIGLSVDQVFAHIKWIEWIEEKLGVKIPFPVIADELGTVAKTLGMIHEAKGSNTVRAVFIVDDKGILRLMMYYPQEVGRSIDEILRALKALQVSTQNGVALPENWPNNSLIGDKVIIPPAATEDLAKERLQKAKDGEIECFDWWFCYKKL; encoded by the coding sequence ATGGAGATTACAAACAGGATTCCACTTCTTGGAGAAAAATTTCCGAGCATGACAGTAAAAACAACACATGGAATGATAAAACTTCCAGATGATTATGCAGGTAAATGGTTTGTGTTATTTTCACATCCCGGTGATTTTACACCTGTTTGCACAACTGAGTTTGTTGCGTTTGCAAAAAAAGCAGATGAGTTTAAAAAATTAAATGCTGAGCTTATTGGGCTTTCGGTTGACCAGGTTTTTGCTCACATAAAGTGGATTGAGTGGATTGAAGAAAAGCTTGGAGTAAAAATTCCTTTCCCTGTTATTGCGGATGAACTTGGCACAGTTGCAAAGACTCTTGGAATGATTCATGAGGCAAAAGGATCAAATACTGTCAGAGCTGTCTTTATTGTGGATGATAAAGGAATTTTAAGGCTTATGATGTATTATCCTCAAGAGGTTGGAAGAAGTATAGATGAGATACTTCGAGCATTGAAAGCTTTGCAGGTTTCCACACAAAACGGTGTTGCACTTCCTGAAAACTGGCCAAACAATAGTTTAATTGGCGACAAGGTAATAATTCCACCTGCTGCAACAGAGGATTTGGCAAAAGAAAGGCTTCAAAAAGCCAAAGATGGCGAGATTGAGTGTTTTGACTGGTGGTTTTGTTATAAGAAACTGTGA
- a CDS encoding TPM domain-containing protein, which produces MKTKPGSLLMILAMAVAIAVLSFLFASFVLAKTQIPQKPVENVYIFDYANLIDSSDEEEMRALAKEVEDKSKAEIVVVTVETLGSYTIEEYANELFNSWGIGDKELNNGVLILVNKENLLSGKRGRIRIEVGYGLEGAITDGEAGRILDEYAIPAFENKEYSKGIKNTFLAVASEVANEYGLKINSIEGFKNDKSKHSNDKSNVVMVVFVAILIGFSLSIMGIVILLAYKNPKLFNDSQYTLWKWEKRIYFKDKFDKNDEDDDSFKWFRGGSSGGGFGGFGGGSSGGGGASR; this is translated from the coding sequence ATGAAGACAAAGCCAGGTTCACTTCTTATGATACTTGCAATGGCAGTTGCAATTGCGGTTTTAAGTTTTTTATTTGCGTCTTTTGTTCTTGCTAAAACGCAGATTCCCCAAAAACCTGTTGAAAATGTCTACATTTTTGACTATGCGAACTTGATTGATAGCTCTGATGAAGAAGAGATGAGGGCTTTGGCAAAGGAAGTAGAGGACAAATCAAAGGCAGAGATAGTAGTTGTGACAGTAGAAACTCTTGGAAGCTACACAATAGAAGAGTATGCAAATGAACTTTTCAACAGCTGGGGGATTGGCGACAAAGAGCTTAACAATGGAGTTTTGATTTTGGTAAACAAGGAGAATTTGCTATCTGGCAAGAGAGGAAGAATAAGAATAGAAGTTGGCTATGGACTGGAAGGTGCGATAACAGATGGTGAAGCGGGAAGGATACTTGATGAGTATGCTATACCTGCATTTGAGAACAAAGAGTATTCAAAGGGGATAAAAAATACATTTTTAGCAGTTGCAAGCGAGGTTGCAAATGAGTATGGGCTTAAGATAAATTCAATAGAGGGCTTTAAAAATGATAAAAGCAAACATTCAAATGACAAAAGCAATGTTGTGATGGTTGTTTTTGTGGCAATTTTGATTGGTTTTTCCTTATCAATAATGGGGATAGTAATTTTACTTGCATATAAAAATCCAAAACTCTTCAATGATTCTCAATATACTTTGTGGAAGTGGGAAAAGAGGATTTATTTTAAAGATAAGTTTGACAAAAATGATGAAGATGATGACTCTTTTAAATGGTTTAGAGGAGGTTCATCGGGAGGTGGATTTGGAGGTTTTGGAGGAGGGTCATCTGGCGGTGGAGGTGCAAGCAGGTAA
- a CDS encoding protease complex subunit PrcB family protein — translation MKKLRLIVFFMILSILIMSVSFAGDIKSSIAGKDYGNGVVDKPNSEVTYQIKDGYIYIYWGQKPTGGYLIKINEVKYTNGTLYVYFYTKSPAPTDIVTQVITYPSDKVKLPTTEEIKEVKLINITNDMVAENGLAKRYFPLTKGSYWIYNFKIKEKDSKGNIVEKSKKVKMQILNEYKSKDYVLYELKGDIINVAPEKRFGFISVSDNIYMVDENVLNDIIKNIKSFDSFEKLIKKFEEDSIRIIFKFPLLSGKKYPAYSYIKREDVLYSWVVAKEKDIILKGKKYNQFKIEYKSLPERISIGFVYGIGITYVEYHHNGSTCDAYASLVDFKVK, via the coding sequence ATGAAAAAACTCAGACTCATAGTATTTTTTATGATTTTGTCAATTTTAATAATGTCAGTTTCATTTGCTGGTGATATCAAAAGCAGTATAGCTGGTAAAGATTATGGAAATGGTGTTGTGGATAAACCAAACAGTGAAGTGACGTATCAGATAAAAGATGGTTATATTTATATTTACTGGGGGCAAAAGCCTACTGGAGGATATTTAATTAAAATAAATGAAGTTAAGTATACAAATGGAACACTTTATGTTTATTTTTACACAAAATCACCAGCACCAACTGATATTGTAACTCAGGTTATCACATATCCGAGCGATAAGGTAAAACTTCCAACTACAGAAGAGATAAAAGAAGTAAAGCTTATAAATATTACAAATGATATGGTAGCTGAAAACGGACTTGCAAAAAGATATTTTCCGCTCACAAAAGGCAGTTACTGGATTTACAATTTTAAGATAAAGGAAAAAGATTCAAAAGGTAATATTGTTGAAAAAAGCAAAAAGGTTAAGATGCAGATATTGAATGAGTACAAATCAAAAGATTATGTTTTATATGAACTTAAAGGGGATATCATAAACGTTGCACCCGAAAAACGTTTTGGTTTTATATCAGTTTCTGATAATATTTATATGGTAGATGAGAATGTTTTAAATGATATTATAAAAAACATTAAAAGCTTTGACAGCTTTGAAAAACTAATAAAAAAATTTGAAGAAGATTCGATCAGGATTATATTTAAATTTCCTCTTTTAAGCGGCAAAAAGTATCCAGCTTACAGTTATATAAAAAGAGAAGATGTTTTGTATTCATGGGTTGTGGCAAAGGAAAAAGATATTATTCTGAAGGGAAAAAAATATAACCAGTTTAAAATTGAATACAAATCTTTACCGGAAAGAATTTCAATAGGCTTTGTTTATGGGATAGGGATAACTTACGTTGAGTATCACCACAACGGTTCAACTTGTGATGCATATGCAAGTTTGGTAGATTTTAAGGTAAAATGA
- the thiT gene encoding energy-coupled thiamine transporter ThiT, with protein sequence MSYIASIFKDFAKLKWYSLAIVAVLIFISIFLYLAQKRQKFSTKALVYGGVAISLSFILSFIKLYRMPQGGSITPASMLPLFAYAYMFGPFAGIVAGMAYGILQLIQDPYVVHWAQLLLDYPLAFGALGFAGFFRKNLPLGILAGGFGRFVFHVISGVVFFASYAPKGTSPLVYSAIYNATYIAPDLAVCLVLALIPSVKKAIERLSKEAYIQK encoded by the coding sequence ATGAGTTATATTGCAAGCATATTCAAAGACTTTGCAAAACTAAAATGGTATTCTCTTGCGATAGTTGCTGTTTTGATATTTATTAGTATCTTCCTGTACCTTGCACAAAAGCGTCAAAAGTTCTCAACAAAAGCTCTTGTATATGGTGGGGTAGCTATCTCACTTTCATTCATCCTCTCTTTTATAAAGCTTTACAGAATGCCACAGGGCGGTTCAATCACACCTGCAAGCATGCTGCCACTGTTTGCATATGCTTATATGTTTGGACCTTTTGCAGGAATTGTTGCAGGAATGGCTTATGGAATACTGCAGCTGATACAAGATCCATATGTTGTTCACTGGGCACAGCTGCTTTTAGACTATCCACTGGCTTTTGGTGCTCTTGGATTTGCAGGATTTTTTAGAAAAAATTTGCCCTTGGGAATTTTAGCAGGCGGCTTTGGAAGATTTGTGTTTCATGTTATATCTGGAGTTGTGTTTTTTGCATCATACGCACCAAAAGGTACAAGCCCGCTTGTGTACTCTGCCATCTACAATGCAACATATATAGCGCCTGACCTTGCTGTGTGTTTAGTATTAGCTCTTATTCCTTCTGTTAAAAAGGCCATAGAAAGACTTTCAAAAGAAGCCTATATACAAAAATAG
- a CDS encoding LemA family protein, which produces MKKGTKILLAILVLVVVLVVYTFSTYNSLVRLKENVDSKWSQVENQLQRRADLIPNLVNTVKGYAKHEKEIFETLAQARSKLLNSSTLEDKAKANDELSSAISRLLMIVENYPNLKADRTFVQLMDELSGTENRIAVARKDYNEAVREYNMKIKVFPNVIVARMFGFEEKKYFEASSQAKSVPSVDFSK; this is translated from the coding sequence TTGAAGAAAGGCACAAAAATCCTTTTAGCTATTTTAGTTTTAGTTGTAGTGCTTGTTGTGTACACCTTTTCAACATACAATAGCCTTGTGCGCTTGAAAGAAAATGTTGACAGCAAATGGAGCCAGGTTGAAAATCAGCTGCAAAGAAGGGCAGACTTAATTCCGAACCTGGTTAACACTGTCAAAGGCTATGCAAAACACGAAAAAGAGATTTTTGAAACTCTTGCTCAGGCAAGGTCAAAGCTTTTAAATTCCTCAACATTAGAAGATAAAGCAAAGGCAAACGATGAGCTTTCATCGGCAATTTCAAGGCTTTTGATGATAGTTGAAAATTATCCCAATCTCAAGGCAGACAGAACATTTGTCCAGCTTATGGATGAGCTATCTGGTACAGAAAACAGAATTGCCGTTGCAAGAAAGGATTACAATGAGGCTGTTAGAGAGTATAATATGAAAATAAAGGTGTTTCCTAATGTTATAGTTGCAAGGATGTTTGGCTTTGAAGAAAAGAAATATTTTGAGGCATCAAGCCAAGCAAAAAGCGTGCCTTCGGTTGACTTTTCGAAATAA
- a CDS encoding Uma2 family endonuclease, giving the protein MPLPKKEEFYTYEDYLNWPNDQRIELIDGKIYLMAPPSTIHQRILREIFINFAMYLKGKQCEVFSAPFGVRFPSANEKSNKEIKTVVEPDIVVVCDKSKIDNEGCKGAPDLIVEITSPSTASKDKIEKFNLYEKYGVKEYWIVEPESRIISVFTLQENGRYGRPDVYTVGNRIKVSIFEDLVIDLREIFEGADKNL; this is encoded by the coding sequence ATGCCTTTACCGAAAAAAGAAGAGTTTTATACTTATGAAGATTATTTAAACTGGCCAAATGATCAGAGAATAGAATTAATTGATGGTAAAATTTATTTAATGGCTCCTCCATCGACAATTCATCAAAGAATATTAAGAGAAATATTTATAAACTTTGCTATGTATCTTAAAGGCAAGCAATGCGAAGTATTTAGTGCACCTTTTGGAGTAAGATTCCCTTCTGCAAATGAGAAAAGTAATAAAGAAATAAAAACTGTTGTAGAACCTGATATTGTAGTGGTGTGCGATAAATCAAAAATAGACAATGAAGGATGCAAAGGAGCTCCTGATTTAATCGTTGAAATTACATCACCTTCAACTGCAAGCAAAGATAAAATAGAGAAATTTAATTTATATGAAAAATATGGGGTGAAAGAATATTGGATAGTGGAACCTGAAAGTAGAATTATAAGTGTATTTACTTTACAGGAAAATGGTCGATATGGTAGACCTGATGTGTACACTGTAGGTAATAGAATCAAAGTTTCTATCTTTGAAGATTTAGTAATAGATTTAAGAGAGATATTTGAGGGTGCTGATAAAAATCTCTAA
- a CDS encoding ISNCY family transposase yields the protein MSKIIKAQNEKFLKLLCIIKKIAETTVQRRKNSKRGRPRKFSLFQIIACLVYKVKRGIASFRELEYRINQDTEFKKSIGLEKSPDYSYIAKLAAKIEEDLLQAIRDVLIAEINPDVSITIVDSTPLRSSKQDKEAKIGIHVTIGFYKGYKLHLLCTGKEEVIPLFWILTTANKHDSTQEELLYRAWNYNSKILLADAGYDCNRWFDIANRLEIKFVAGVNRRNMRNEENVKNRFRAENIKFLGTEEGKKLYKLRMKIEKLFSKLKGEYNLENIRLRGFKSYKRHTDWILITFLFEQFLRKLEGKKFSFAYEWNQ from the coding sequence ATGTCTAAAATTATTAAAGCACAAAATGAAAAATTTTTAAAGCTCCTTTGCATAATAAAAAAGATTGCAGAAACTACAGTCCAAAGAAGGAAAAACAGTAAAAGAGGCAGACCAAGGAAATTTAGTTTGTTTCAAATAATAGCTTGTTTAGTTTACAAGGTCAAAAGAGGAATAGCAAGTTTTAGGGAATTAGAATACAGAATAAATCAAGATACAGAGTTCAAAAAGAGCATAGGATTAGAAAAAAGTCCAGATTATTCATACATAGCAAAATTAGCAGCAAAAATAGAAGAGGATTTATTGCAAGCTATCCGAGACGTGTTAATAGCAGAAATTAATCCAGATGTATCCATAACAATAGTAGATTCAACACCTTTGAGAAGTTCAAAGCAAGACAAAGAAGCAAAGATAGGAATACATGTTACTATAGGTTTTTACAAAGGATATAAATTACATCTTTTGTGTACAGGGAAAGAAGAAGTGATTCCACTTTTCTGGATTTTAACTACAGCAAACAAACATGACTCTACTCAAGAAGAACTTTTGTACAGGGCATGGAATTACAATTCGAAGATATTATTAGCGGATGCAGGATATGACTGTAACAGATGGTTTGATATTGCAAATAGACTTGAAATAAAATTTGTAGCAGGGGTAAATAGAAGGAATATGAGAAATGAGGAAAACGTAAAAAATAGATTTAGGGCAGAGAATATAAAATTTTTAGGTACAGAAGAAGGTAAGAAGTTATATAAACTCAGGATGAAAATAGAAAAACTTTTTAGCAAGTTGAAAGGTGAGTATAACCTTGAGAATATTAGGTTAAGAGGATTTAAAAGTTACAAAAGGCATACCGATTGGATACTAATTACTTTTTTGTTTGAACAGTTTCTCAGAAAATTAGAAGGCAAAAAATTTTCTTTTGCTTATGAATGGAATCAATAA
- a CDS encoding WG repeat-containing protein, whose amino-acid sequence MKRIKRLVCFLLAVVWVIGTLTLAYSQQASSQKFVYIKPQFENVLFWPNGWISYLQGGKWGILSSSGNVLLKPQFDRIEPIVYDGPSIMGIKDKFYKDIFIVWQNGKAGFVDSNLKILPKPELDSFEVLNPWLSLYVCKKDDKYGFLNLDKKAYIAPQFDKIYFVVVLSYNPNAKYSNPHIKCTLPNENNKEFCLYALDLKDGIWPNSYLEYILVSKDGKCGAVDTNGNVFVDLKYNSFEEALSDSKFTEALQDMLANESKSAPPSTKNEIEKTSSSYILYEIVNNKYYLVFEKYTNKGLTRTKSKEAYENVKYVEVNKLMAVCKNKKWGIVDINGNYVVKPQFDDIKELSEGFIAFEQNGKWGFMDKNFKILIKPQFDIAENFSEGYAAVNKSGLWGYINSSGKLVIKPQFTLAGSFFAKLATASTKDYVGLIDTKGSFVLKFSAKNSQYMFVDTETYRYRYQPDSDLNSGGYFMYKSSLIFPKFGYVVIDKNSKKVGLVLRGQGK is encoded by the coding sequence GTGAAAAGAATTAAAAGGTTAGTTTGTTTCCTGCTGGCAGTTGTTTGGGTCATTGGCACATTGACCTTGGCATACTCTCAGCAAGCCTCTTCTCAAAAGTTTGTGTATATAAAGCCGCAGTTTGAAAATGTTTTGTTCTGGCCAAACGGCTGGATTTCTTATCTTCAAGGAGGAAAATGGGGAATCCTAAGCTCATCTGGCAATGTTCTTTTAAAGCCTCAGTTTGATAGAATAGAGCCTATAGTTTACGATGGACCTTCAATAATGGGGATTAAGGATAAGTTTTACAAAGACATTTTTATTGTATGGCAAAATGGAAAAGCAGGATTTGTGGATTCAAATCTTAAAATTCTCCCAAAACCTGAGTTAGACTCTTTTGAAGTTTTAAACCCTTGGCTAAGTTTATATGTTTGCAAAAAAGATGACAAATACGGTTTTTTAAATCTGGACAAAAAAGCCTATATCGCACCTCAGTTTGACAAAATATACTTTGTTGTTGTGCTCTCATACAACCCAAATGCAAAATACTCTAATCCCCATATAAAGTGTACCTTGCCAAATGAAAACAATAAAGAGTTTTGTCTTTATGCTCTTGATTTGAAAGATGGAATTTGGCCAAACTCTTATTTAGAATACATTCTTGTTTCAAAAGATGGAAAGTGCGGAGCTGTCGATACAAATGGAAATGTATTTGTGGATTTGAAGTACAATTCTTTTGAAGAAGCTTTATCAGACAGCAAGTTCACAGAAGCTCTGCAGGATATGTTAGCAAATGAATCAAAATCTGCACCACCTTCAACCAAAAATGAAATAGAAAAAACATCATCAAGTTATATTTTATACGAAATTGTAAATAACAAATACTACCTTGTGTTTGAAAAGTATACTAACAAAGGTCTTACAAGAACGAAAAGTAAAGAAGCGTACGAAAATGTGAAATACGTAGAAGTGAATAAATTAATGGCAGTTTGTAAAAATAAAAAGTGGGGAATTGTTGATATAAACGGCAATTATGTGGTTAAACCCCAATTTGATGATATAAAAGAACTCAGTGAAGGATTTATAGCTTTTGAACAAAATGGAAAGTGGGGATTTATGGATAAAAACTTTAAAATACTCATAAAACCCCAGTTTGACATAGCAGAAAATTTTTCTGAAGGATATGCAGCGGTAAATAAGTCAGGCTTGTGGGGATATATAAATTCTTCTGGAAAGCTTGTCATAAAACCTCAATTTACTCTTGCAGGTTCATTTTTTGCTAAGTTAGCTACTGCTTCTACAAAGGATTATGTAGGACTTATAGATACAAAAGGCTCTTTTGTTTTGAAATTTTCAGCAAAGAACTCCCAATACATGTTTGTTGATACTGAAACCTATAGATATAGATATCAACCTGATTCTGATTTAAATTCTGGAGGTTATTTTATGTATAAATCTTCACTTATATTCCCCAAATTTGGATATGTTGTGATTGACAAAAATTCAAAAAAGGTTGGACTTGTTTTAAGAGGGCAAGGAAAATAG